A window of the Brassica napus cultivar Da-Ae chromosome A2, Da-Ae, whole genome shotgun sequence genome harbors these coding sequences:
- the LOC106411316 gene encoding uncharacterized protein LOC106411316, which produces MLTSPCSSSSLLCHRPALSISRSKFRLPRRVLVSPALTHVSPLTASPSKSTKHKWKIQCFRNEENPEPEEVVKKPDQDVQQPSTDQKPWNTTLQKAADAVLKGIGTRWKVPWTAETIVQVMLLWVAAFWFIGSWMIPFMAHISGFHKDSLTFRGQALFSLITDVTEGLAGIAILHRCLSMFRPLASDWFRFTLKGNWQLDVIIGCFMFPFVNRLSQLNLNLLPLPPTSSPVSLSSVEQSIMARDPVAMALYAVVVSVCAPVWEEIVFRGFLLPSLTRYMPVWCAILVSSVAFALAHFNVQRMLPLVFLGVVLGLIFARSRNLLPSMLLHSLWNGFVFMELMR; this is translated from the exons ATGTTGACCTCACCATGCTCTTCTTCGTCTCTCCTCTGCCACCGTCCAGCTCTCTCCATCTCGCGCTCCAAGTTTAGGCTTCCTCGTCGAGTTCTAGTCTCCCCTGCTCTCACTCACGTTTCTCCTCTCACTGCTTCCCCTTCCAAGTCCACCAAGCAC AAATGGAAGATTCAGTGTTTCAGAAATGAGGAGAATCCAGAGCCGGAGGAAGTAGTTAAGAAGCCAGATCAAGATGTTCAGCAGCCATCTACTGATCAAAAACCTTGGAACACAACTCTCCAAAAG GCTGCAGATGCAGTTTTGAAGGGCATTGGTACTCGTTGGAAGGTACCATGGACTGCCGAGACCATTGTTCAG GTAATGCTTTTATGGGTAGCCGCCTTCTGGTTCATTGGGTCTTGGATGATCCCATTCATGGCTCATATATCAGGTTTCCACAAGGACTCTCTCACGTTTAGAGGCCAAGCTTTGTTCAGTCTTATAACCGATGTAACAGAAGGACTAGCCGGGATCGCCATCCTCCATCGTTGCCTCTCCATGTTCCGTCCACTTGCAAGTGATTGGTTCCGCTTTACCCTCAAAGGAAACTGGCAGCTAGACGTCATCATAGGCTGTTTCATGTTCCCTTTCGTCAACCGTCTCTCCCAATTAAACCTCAACCTCTTGCCACTCCCACCAACCTCGAGTCCTGTCTCGCTCTCTAGTGTGGAGCAGTCGATAATGGCAAGAGACCCTGTCGCGATGGCGCTTTATGCGGTTGTGGTATCCGTTTGTGCACCGGTTTGGGAAGAGATAGTGTTCAGAGGGTTCTTGCTGCCGTCTCTGACTAGGTACATGCCGGTTTGGTGTGCGATTCTGGTGAGTTCGGTTGCGTTTGCTTTAGCGCATTTCAATGTGCAGAGGATGTTGCCGTTGGTGTTCCTTGGAGTGGTTTTGGGATTGATATTCGCGAGGTCAAGGAACTTGTTGCCTTCGATGCTGTTGCATAGCTTGTGGAATGGCTTTGTGTTCATGGAATTGATGCGATGA
- the LOC106409175 gene encoding ATPase GET3C, with protein MAASLLLNRVSRSVSLHRVGGALSFSSLDAQIHGGRLSGTLFRERSLATLAEGGASRFDEMVSANQRKYYILGGKGGVGKTSCAASLAVKFASHGHPTIVVSTDPAHSLSDSFSQDLSGGVLKPVQGVDSPLLALEITPERMREEIKSQAGGDKSVKNMMDSMGLGMFAGELGDLNLEDMLNAASPGIDEIAAISKVLQFVESPEYSRFTRIVFDTAPTGHTLRLLSLPDFYDSSISKITKLKKKITAAASAFTSVFGKKKEIQEQGPSNELDQLKERMEKVRNVFRDVDTTEFVIVTIPTVMAINESSRLHASLRKENVPVHRLIVNQLLPDSQSDCKFCSVRRKEQTRVLGLIKKDTELSGLKVIQSPLLDAEIRGVPALKFMGDLIWK; from the exons ATGGCGGCCTCCCTTCTTCTGAACCGTGTTTCACGCTCAGTCTCTCTCCATCGAGTCGGAGGAGCTCTGAGTTTCAGTTCCCTCGATGCTCAAATTCACGGTGGGAGACTCTCCGGAACACTCTTTCGAG AGAGATCATTGGCTACTCTTGCTGAAGGAGGAGCTTCTCGTTTTGATGAGATGGTATCAGCAAATCAGCGGAAGTATTACATTCTGGGAGGTAAAGGAGGTGTTGGGAAAACAAGCTGTGCTGCTTCTCTGGCGGTTAAGTTTGCTAGCCATGGTCATCCCACTATCGTGGTCTCAACTGATCCTGCTCACTCCTTGAGTGATTCTTTCTCCCAG GACTTGTCAGGAGGAGTGTTAAAGCCTGTTCAAGGtgttgattctccacttctAGCTCTCGAG ATAACACCTGAGAGAATGAGAGAAGAGATTAAAAGCCAGGCTGGTGGCGATAAGAGCGTTAAAAACATGATGGATAGCATGGGGCTAGGAATGTTTGCCGGCGAG tTAGGAGACTTGAATCTTGAAGATATGCTCAATGCTGCATCACCTGGTATTGACGAAATAGCAGCAATTTCCAAG GTTCTTCAATTTGTGGAGTCACCAGAATACAGTAGGTTCACACGTATAGTTTTCGATACTGCTCCCACg GGACATACTCTGCGGCTTCTTTCTCTTCCTGACTTCTATGATTCATCCATTAGCAAAATAACAAAG cTCAAGAAGAAGATCACTGCCGCAGCTTCAGCCTTTACCTCCGTCTTTGGCAAAAAAAAGGAGATACAAGAACAAGGACCT TCCAATGAGTTGGACCAACTGAAAGAGAGAATGGAGAAAGTTCGAAATGTTTTCCGTGACGTGGACACTACTGAGTTTGTCATTGTGACCATCCCAACG gtgATGGCAATAAACGAGTCTTCGAGGTTACATGCATCTTTAAGAAAAGAGAATGTGCCAGTTCACAGGCTTATTGTTAATCAGCTTCTACCTGATTCCCAATCCGACTGCAAATTTTGCTCAGTGAGACGAAAG GAACAAACGCGTGTGCTCGGACTTATTAAGAAGGATACAGAACTTTCAGGGTTGAAAGTGATCCAGTCCCCATTGCTAGATGCAGAGATAAGAGGGGTGCCAGCACTTAAGTTCATGGGTGATCTCATTTGGAAATAA
- the LOC106410862 gene encoding E3 ubiquitin-protein ligase WAV3-like, whose translation MGSKWRKAKIALGVNLCLYVPKTLEEESRRSNDAVSLSPVTVPRPTTPVPSSSGLRLPRSFSKSSSKKTCAICLTAMKAGQGHAIFTAECSHSFHFHCITTNVKHGNQICPVCRAKWNEVPLQSPNAKSKSPVKPIIRPRDDAWMTLPPRRSAQNQPSPRPRPVSSIFNTEPAVFNDDEALEHQKIQNRTAETETGVTGKLEVKTYTEVSEVLRSVSFKDFAVLINLKAPSAAKSSSRAPVDLVTVLDVSGSMAGTKLALLKRAMGFVIQNLGPFDRLSVISFSSTSRRSFPLRLMNETGKQEALQAVNSLVSNGGTNIAEGLKKGAKVLIDRRFKNSVSSIVLLSDGQDTYTMSSPTGGGPKGGDYKTLLPKEVNRIPVHAFGFGADHDASLMHSIAENSGGTFSFIESETVIQDAFAQCIGGLLSVVVQELSVEIECVHPVLRIGSVKAGSYRFDSSTGTIGVGDLYAEEERNFLVNLDVPVVNGVVSDPMSLLKVRCVYKDPVTKETVDLSDASEVKILRPVVMSEGSAVVSVEVDRQRIRLRAAEAISEARVLAERGDLTEAVSVLETCRGVLSESVSGKAGDPLCVSLCAELKETQERMASRQVYETSGRAYVLAGLSSHSWQRATARGDMSDTTTMSYQTRSMVDMVNLSQTMNFGSPLASSKANSSSSPNPPARRKLRQALTFPARPRAR comes from the exons atgggaagCAAATGGCGAAAAGCAAAGATAGCTTTAGGTGTAAATCTGTGCCTCTACGTTCCCAAAACGCTCGAAGAAGAGTCGAGAAGATCAAACGACGCCGTTTCGCTTTCTCCGGTAACGGTTCCACGGCCCACGACGCCGGTTCCTTCCTCCTCTGGTCTCAGATTGCCTCGGTCCTTTAGCAAATCTTCATcaaag AAAACGTGTGCAATATGTTTAACGGCGATGAAAGCTGGACAAGGCCACGCCATCTTCACAGCGGAATGCTCTCACTCGTTTCATTTCCACTGCATCACCACCAACGTCAAACACGGCAACCAGATATGTCCTGTCTGCCGCGCCAAATGGAACGAGGTCCCTCTTCAGAGCCCTAACGCTAAGTCCAAGTCCCCTGTAAAACCCATAATTAGACCAAGAGATGATGCTTGGATGACACTACCACCGCGCAGGTCTGCTCAAAACCAACCTTCTCCACGTCCAAGACCCGTATCATCGATCTTCAACACCGAGCCAGCTGTTTTCAACGACGACGAGGCTCTGGAACATCAAAAGATACAAAACCGTACTGCTGAAACCGAGACTGGTGTTACAGGGAAGTTAGAAGTTAAAACGTATACAGAAGTCTCAGAAGTGTTGAGATCGGTTTCGTTTAAAGACTTCGCTGTACTCATCAACCTAAAAGCTCCTTCCGCTGCAAAGTCCTCCTCACGCGCGCCCGTTGATCTAGTGACGGTTCTTGACGTGAGCGGAAGCATGGCGGGAACAAAGCTAGCTTTGCTGAAACGAGCGATGGGGTTCGTGATACAGAACCTCGGCCCGTTCGACCGTCTCTCGGTTATCTCCTTCTCCTCAACATCGCGCCGCAGCTTCCCTCTCCGTCTAATGAACGAGACCGGTAAGCAAGAGGCCCTGCAGGCGGTTAACTCTTTAGTCTCTAACGGAGGGACTAACATAGCCGAAGGGTTGAAGAAAGGCGCGAAGGTTCTGATCGACCGTAGATTCAAGAACTCGGTGTCTAGCATTGTTCTCTTATCTGATGGTCAAGATACATACACCATGAGTAGTCCCACTGGTGGAGGTCCTAAAGGAGGTGATTACAAAACGCTTCTTCCTAAGGAAGTAAACCGGATCCCGGTTCACGCGTTTGGGTTTGGCGCTGACCATGACGCTTCTTTGATGCATTCCATTGCTGAGAACTCTGGAGGGACGTTTTCTTTTATAGAGTCTGAGACTGTTATACAAGACGCGTTTGCGCAGTGTATTGGTGGTCTTCTCAGCGTGGTGGTGCAGGAGCTAAGCGTTGAGATTGAGTGTGTTCATCCTGTGTTGAGGATTGGTTCGGTTAAAGCTGGAAGCTACCGGTTTGATTCGAGTACGGGCACTATAGGAGTTGGTGATCTCTACGCTGAGGAAGAGAGGAACTTCTTGGTGAATCTTGATGTTCCCGTTGTCAACGGCGTCGTTTCGGATCCTATGTCGTTGCTTAAGGTTAGATGTGTTTATAAAGATCCGGTGACGAAAGAGACTGTTGATTTGAGTGATGCTAGTGAAGTGAAGATTCTCAGACCGGTTGTGATGTCGGAAGGGAGTGCTGTTGTCTCGGTTGAAGTTGATAGACAGAGAATAAGATTACGTGCGGCGGAAGCAATCTCTGAAGCTAGGGTTTTAGCTGAGAGAGGTGATTTAACTGAAGCTGTTTCGGTTCTTGAGACTTGTCGTGGGGTTTTGTCGGAGTCTGTGTCAGGGAAAGCGGGAGATCCGCTGTGTGTGTCTTTGTGTGCTGAGCTGAAGGAGACGCAAGAGAGAATGGCGAGCAGACAAGTGTACGAGACTTCGGGTAGGGCTTACGTGCTCGCTGGTCTGAGCTCGCACTCGTGGCAGAGAGCCACGGCGAGAGGTGACATGAGTGATACCACGACGATGAGTTACCAGACGCGGTCGATGGTGGATATGGTGAATCTTTCTCAGACCATGAACTTTGGTTCCCCTTTGGCTAGTTCTAAGGCGAACTCGAGTTCGAGTCCGAATCCACCGGCTAGGAGGAAACTTCGGCAGGCTCTTACTTTTCCAGCGAGGCCAAGAGCTAGGTGA